A genomic segment from Pseudomonas sp. M30-35 encodes:
- a CDS encoding tryptophan synthase subunit beta has translation MVYVQLDEKQRILRVEQEPFSTMTVTLPQDNPDVQAWMASHALNNRLIDLQRSDLEMVRVLEDLVSALVDRGVIRYTDLPEAARRKLHVRAEARAKLDGLSGLLGDADERIS, from the coding sequence ATGGTTTATGTTCAGCTTGATGAGAAACAACGAATTTTGCGAGTCGAGCAAGAACCGTTTTCGACCATGACAGTAACCTTGCCGCAAGATAACCCGGATGTGCAGGCATGGATGGCCAGCCATGCCTTGAATAATCGACTGATTGACTTGCAACGCTCCGACCTGGAAATGGTGCGGGTGCTTGAGGATTTGGTCTCGGCGTTGGTCGATCGTGGTGTTATCCGTTACACCGACTTGCCTGAGGCGGCGCGGCGCAAGCTGCATGTTCGTGCTGAAGCGCGGGCAAAACTGGATGGGTTGAGTGGCTTGTTAGGTGATGCTGACGAACGCATCTCATAG
- a CDS encoding YecA family protein: MSFAEQLSRLQAFLDADELHEEALDYVAAHGYLTALSICTEQVPEREWIDALFSEAPHYRSDAEREEIEATLVLLKAHIARQLASDDDPEMPCELDLGEDPDDSDLRGWCIGFMEGVFLRESVWFEDSEDEVSELLLPIMVGSGLFDEQPEFDEIADDRDLVDSMVEQIPELLTALFLLCNAPEEKPALLKPRQH, translated from the coding sequence ATGTCCTTTGCCGAGCAACTGTCCCGCCTGCAAGCCTTCCTCGATGCTGATGAGTTGCACGAAGAAGCCCTGGACTACGTCGCCGCCCACGGCTACCTCACTGCCCTGTCGATTTGTACGGAGCAGGTGCCGGAGCGTGAGTGGATCGACGCCCTGTTCTCTGAAGCCCCTCATTACCGTAGTGACGCTGAGCGCGAAGAAATCGAAGCCACGCTGGTGCTGCTCAAAGCTCACATTGCCCGCCAGTTGGCGAGTGATGATGACCCTGAAATGCCTTGCGAGCTGGACCTTGGCGAGGACCCGGACGATTCCGACCTGCGTGGCTGGTGCATCGGGTTTATGGAAGGTGTGTTCCTGCGTGAGTCAGTCTGGTTCGAAGACTCAGAAGACGAAGTCAGCGAGTTACTGCTACCCATCATGGTCGGCTCTGGCTTGTTTGATGAGCAGCCTGAGTTTGACGAAATCGCCGATGACCGCGATTTAGTAGACAGCATGGTCGAGCAAATTCCTGAACTGCTGACTGCACTGTTTCTGCTGTGCAATGCCCCGGAAGAAAAGCCAGCGCTGCTCAAGCCGCGCCAACACTGA
- a CDS encoding retention module-containing protein → MATLIGVVTQVVGEVFAVASNGSRRPLAEGDRLYAGEQIITGSAGALAAKLSNGELLTLGRDSSLNLSEQLLAHSADRPSVPEQDTAVAAPSASDLADVERLQAAIEAGVDPTQEAEATAAGPGSSGGAGSAGGGHSFVLLDAVGGALNPDIGFPTAGFNNGPEFVDPDIIADPQAPVAATPEPPVEPPVEPPVVVPPVEPPNFTPVVTVNYQDFIGSVIAGPAIVEESALAQGTNPASNGEQASGTLVVESRDGVSALEVMDVNGNWVDVTQGATVQGQYGVLTVDANGNWSYVLSTNTLDHTNPDATGADDQVGESFNVRVTDLDGDVSPIATLDVLVNDDGPIAAVGEAAQIHLFVDEDETTEGNTDGDSTTNITSGAPGTLNTLVNFGADGVGAFGLSNSGAAINSLTAQGLTSGGAALSYSVTGNTLTAMANGETIFTFVVGADGSYSFTLSGPVDHPVQDGNDDELLNFPLDLSALITATDGDGDSLSMGFPAGSFTVNIEDDVPVFAGPSSIQNASNVSVAAAQPFGVHGNVQEDALNTSAGAPYQGNPEGGQTVTAHGDAGVLSSLVKFGADGPGDFFLNADVSQLNAQGLTSGGTALSYSVVDNTLTASANGHTIFTLTVTATGGYDFVLKGPIDHPIVDGDDSEDLSVLSIDFSASLAVTDGDGDPLAGGFPANTFTINIEDDVPVAQNATAPLILDDEGLLGGINGGDGDTPGAATSVSGTLSYAAGADGLKSVVLRGPDKLGQEDVVSEWHANSNTLIISSSRGDLVSMVLNPATGAYTLTLLQPVLHVEGGAENDALLNIDFTVTDGDSDAVTKTLQVTIDDDTPTIEQSALAESSFVTFNGSDAGYANSYGYYVKNPDGSPAGGKVIWANVHDVDVGQTASLNGLNPEDVGFFIIPNGAANASLVDGAELTFALVGGLWQAQFNGTALTGADGANVLFSDAALNPGGAHLQDTADPGNQNWEDQTLSSDYDYNDVSTSVTWGGQLQVDETYLDIDANRDFSGIFNVQAGADGLRSLEYSLSIAAPSGTVDSGLVDSLTNQAVLLSINPAGAVEGRTSSGDLVFTVSVSAAGVVTLDQARAIVHPTSEPDEVKVLGSDLVHLTATATDKDGDSVGSTLDLGKLISFKDDAPTANNDFAQPLTEGNASNVASGSVLTNDLAGNDGGKAFVGWNGTLNSAAMAELSKYGTLALNDATGEYSFTLNNSDPDTIALADGQVVSQNLEYTMRDFDGDISTATLTIKIVGSDTGVTVEGLNVEGGELTFNEENLANGSSPNAALLSDGGTFTITAGDGISSIQIGSSSFTFAQLQGATVGAPLSVDSPAGVLHITGFTGTIGGGTVSYSYTLQDPSMHPTADGENSIVEQFAIKVTDLDGDTDTATLDVTVIDDLPTAVDDKPACIVQSTQPEVNLTLVLDVSGSMQGAKLTALKAAVANLALSYAELGTAVHINLITFAGSASEIGDYSFSSVTDQGYIDLLAKVQGLDASGNTNYEAALNVAKAEIGNDLMAFGADSAQQNKLYFISDGEPTAGKTGPALTNWINNNWSNFIGNIDGDNDPATNSFQAYSVGISFTGSYLQQISSSNVVINTTPENLSATLADLAGVGGDVSGNVLANDQPGADGIDHIQSITVGTQTFSLNVAGNAIVTSGAGPVTYSYDATTDKLTLTTATGKLTIYLDSSPGHAAGDFSFAAKANLVFGETGQVTQSFTYTVLDGDGDPSSANLDICIRSDQSVLVVGNNASDFGTGVDSSTTPHFIASPFDSDGKGLIAGVGGKDTLIGDIGGAGEPTVDPAKNYNIALILDRSGSMADDPDGQGGYSSRLNLLKDAVRSFLDKLEAHPGNINIALVVFSSTSSILLSGSLEEVQAALSGNKDALDKVTADGGTNYEAAFQTTNGWFDGIEGNNYENLAYFLTDGDPTIHNNDTSNTGSTVNINDVNRALDDASTLMGRAELHAIGIGSGINSDVLRYFDNTDQLTGNVSTNVVGGTVQAQVGQPEIVLTADQLLATLDPGYVTPGELSPLGDDHLVGGAGNDLIFGDALNTTWIAGYESTAPSFQVLISHLTNVNGGTAPSQAQLISFIETNAEALGLSVPDSGGDDLLEGGSGNDWLFAQGGDDLLIGGIGDDQMFGGLGADTFVWNSADRGSGSHDVVHDFSVAEGDALDLSSLLVGVVDSSSAAELSAYLSFAPSGSDTQINISSSGHVADAGSIDQTVTLANVTLSGGDSASIIQNMLDNHTLVS, encoded by the coding sequence ATGGCGACGTTGATTGGTGTAGTTACCCAAGTAGTTGGCGAAGTATTCGCCGTGGCCAGCAACGGTTCCCGGCGTCCCCTGGCTGAGGGGGATCGCTTGTATGCAGGGGAACAGATCATTACAGGCTCTGCTGGCGCGCTGGCGGCCAAGCTCAGCAATGGAGAACTGCTGACTCTCGGCCGTGACAGCAGCCTTAATCTTTCCGAGCAACTGCTCGCTCATTCCGCAGACCGCCCAAGCGTACCGGAGCAAGACACAGCCGTTGCTGCGCCGAGTGCCAGTGACTTAGCCGATGTAGAAAGGCTGCAGGCCGCAATCGAGGCTGGGGTTGACCCGACTCAAGAAGCAGAGGCAACTGCGGCGGGTCCCGGCAGTTCGGGCGGCGCTGGTAGTGCCGGTGGCGGGCACAGTTTTGTTTTGCTGGATGCGGTGGGCGGTGCACTCAATCCTGACATTGGTTTTCCCACTGCGGGCTTCAACAATGGACCTGAATTCGTCGATCCAGACATTATCGCCGACCCACAGGCGCCGGTTGCGGCCACGCCAGAACCGCCAGTCGAACCACCCGTTGAACCTCCGGTTGTGGTTCCGCCGGTAGAGCCACCTAATTTCACCCCCGTGGTCACGGTGAATTATCAGGACTTTATCGGTAGCGTGATTGCCGGACCGGCAATCGTCGAAGAGTCCGCGCTAGCCCAGGGCACCAATCCTGCGAGTAATGGCGAACAAGCCAGTGGCACGTTGGTGGTCGAGTCCCGCGATGGCGTATCGGCGCTTGAGGTCATGGATGTAAATGGCAACTGGGTGGACGTAACTCAGGGCGCAACCGTGCAAGGCCAATATGGGGTGTTGACGGTTGATGCCAATGGCAATTGGAGCTATGTGCTGAGCACCAATACGCTGGATCACACTAACCCCGATGCGACAGGCGCTGATGATCAGGTGGGGGAAAGTTTCAACGTGCGGGTCACTGACCTCGATGGCGATGTTTCCCCCATCGCGACCTTAGACGTGCTGGTCAATGATGACGGGCCGATTGCTGCGGTGGGTGAGGCTGCGCAGATTCACTTGTTTGTCGATGAGGATGAAACCACTGAAGGCAACACCGATGGCGATAGTACCACCAATATCACCTCAGGTGCGCCGGGTACGCTCAATACCCTCGTCAACTTTGGTGCCGACGGTGTGGGCGCATTCGGTCTGTCGAACAGTGGCGCTGCAATCAACTCCCTTACAGCCCAAGGCCTGACCTCGGGCGGCGCAGCTTTGAGTTACAGCGTGACTGGCAATACCTTAACCGCAATGGCCAACGGTGAAACCATTTTCACCTTTGTGGTGGGGGCCGATGGTAGCTACAGCTTCACCCTTAGCGGGCCCGTTGATCACCCCGTTCAAGACGGCAACGACGACGAACTGTTGAACTTCCCGCTGGATCTTTCGGCGCTGATTACTGCAACCGATGGTGATGGCGACTCTCTATCCATGGGCTTCCCTGCGGGTAGTTTTACCGTCAACATAGAAGACGATGTGCCGGTATTTGCCGGGCCTTCAAGTATTCAAAACGCCAGTAACGTGTCAGTTGCCGCCGCTCAGCCGTTTGGCGTACATGGCAATGTGCAGGAAGATGCGCTGAATACATCAGCAGGTGCGCCTTATCAGGGCAACCCCGAAGGTGGGCAAACGGTGACCGCGCACGGTGATGCTGGCGTGCTCAGCAGCTTGGTGAAGTTTGGTGCCGACGGTCCTGGTGATTTCTTCCTCAATGCAGATGTCAGCCAGCTCAACGCCCAAGGCTTAACCAGCGGAGGCACGGCGTTAAGCTACTCGGTTGTCGATAACACCCTTACCGCCAGCGCTAACGGTCATACCATCTTCACGCTGACCGTGACCGCGACAGGCGGTTATGACTTCGTGCTCAAAGGCCCGATCGACCACCCGATTGTCGATGGCGATGACAGCGAAGATCTGTCAGTCCTAAGTATTGATTTCTCAGCATCGCTTGCCGTGACCGATGGTGATGGCGACCCTCTAGCTGGCGGCTTCCCAGCCAATACCTTTACCATCAATATCGAAGATGACGTACCGGTTGCGCAAAACGCAACCGCTCCGTTGATCCTTGATGATGAAGGTTTGCTTGGCGGGATAAATGGCGGCGATGGTGACACTCCAGGCGCCGCAACAAGCGTCAGCGGTACGCTCAGTTATGCAGCGGGTGCCGATGGTTTGAAGTCGGTGGTGCTTCGCGGTCCGGATAAGCTGGGTCAGGAAGATGTTGTCTCGGAGTGGCATGCCAACAGCAACACGCTGATCATCTCCTCCTCGCGTGGTGATCTGGTTTCAATGGTGCTCAACCCCGCGACTGGCGCCTACACCCTGACCTTGTTGCAGCCGGTGCTGCATGTCGAGGGCGGTGCAGAAAATGATGCGTTGCTGAATATCGACTTCACCGTCACCGATGGCGACTCGGATGCAGTAACCAAAACCCTGCAAGTCACCATCGACGATGACACGCCAACGATTGAGCAAAGCGCTCTGGCTGAGAGTTCCTTTGTGACCTTCAATGGCAGCGACGCTGGATACGCCAATAGTTATGGCTACTACGTTAAAAATCCGGACGGATCGCCAGCGGGTGGCAAGGTGATCTGGGCAAACGTTCATGATGTGGATGTGGGACAAACCGCCAGCTTGAATGGCTTGAACCCTGAAGATGTTGGCTTCTTCATCATTCCAAACGGTGCTGCAAATGCCAGCCTGGTCGACGGCGCCGAACTGACTTTTGCCCTGGTTGGTGGCCTGTGGCAGGCGCAATTCAATGGCACGGCCCTCACCGGAGCAGACGGTGCCAATGTGTTGTTCAGTGATGCCGCGCTTAATCCGGGCGGTGCGCACTTGCAGGACACTGCTGACCCTGGCAACCAGAACTGGGAAGACCAGACCCTGAGTTCCGACTATGACTACAACGACGTCAGCACCTCGGTCACCTGGGGCGGGCAGTTGCAGGTTGATGAAACCTATCTTGATATTGATGCCAATCGTGACTTTAGCGGCATATTCAATGTTCAAGCGGGGGCTGATGGCCTGCGCAGTCTGGAGTACTCGCTGAGCATTGCGGCCCCATCAGGTACCGTCGATTCCGGTTTGGTCGACTCGCTGACTAATCAGGCGGTATTGCTATCGATCAATCCCGCTGGAGCGGTCGAGGGGCGTACCAGCTCCGGTGACTTGGTATTCACTGTCAGCGTAAGTGCTGCCGGTGTCGTTACCCTTGATCAAGCACGGGCGATTGTTCACCCAACCAGCGAACCTGATGAAGTTAAAGTGCTGGGCAGTGACCTTGTCCATCTGACTGCAACCGCAACCGACAAGGACGGTGACTCGGTTGGCAGCACGCTGGATTTGGGCAAACTGATCAGTTTCAAGGATGACGCGCCGACTGCGAATAACGATTTTGCGCAGCCGCTGACCGAAGGCAATGCCAGCAACGTCGCCTCCGGTTCCGTGCTGACCAACGACTTGGCGGGTAATGATGGCGGCAAAGCCTTTGTTGGCTGGAATGGCACGCTGAACAGCGCAGCCATGGCCGAGCTGAGTAAGTACGGCACCTTGGCGCTAAACGACGCAACTGGCGAGTACAGCTTTACCCTCAATAACAGCGATCCAGACACCATTGCGTTGGCCGATGGACAGGTGGTTAGTCAGAATCTCGAATACACCATGCGCGATTTCGATGGCGATATTTCGACCGCGACGCTGACGATTAAAATTGTCGGCAGCGACACTGGTGTGACGGTTGAAGGCTTGAACGTAGAAGGCGGTGAGCTGACCTTCAACGAAGAAAACCTGGCCAACGGCAGCTCACCCAATGCAGCACTGCTGAGCGATGGCGGCACCTTCACCATCACTGCGGGCGATGGTATCTCCAGTATTCAGATTGGCAGCAGCAGTTTTACCTTCGCACAACTGCAGGGCGCTACTGTAGGTGCTCCGCTGAGTGTCGACAGTCCGGCGGGTGTTCTGCATATCACGGGCTTCACCGGTACCATCGGCGGCGGCACTGTGAGTTATTCATACACCTTGCAAGATCCGTCGATGCATCCAACTGCCGACGGCGAAAACTCCATCGTCGAGCAGTTTGCAATTAAGGTTACCGACCTTGATGGCGACACTGACACTGCGACGCTGGATGTGACGGTGATTGACGATCTGCCGACCGCCGTTGATGACAAGCCAGCCTGCATTGTTCAGTCGACGCAGCCCGAGGTGAATCTGACGTTGGTGCTGGATGTTTCCGGCAGCATGCAGGGCGCCAAGCTGACTGCGTTGAAGGCTGCGGTAGCTAACCTCGCGCTTTCCTATGCCGAGTTGGGCACTGCGGTACATATCAACTTGATTACCTTTGCCGGGTCGGCATCAGAAATAGGCGACTACAGCTTCTCATCGGTCACTGATCAGGGCTATATCGACTTGCTCGCCAAGGTGCAGGGCTTGGATGCGAGCGGCAATACCAACTATGAAGCCGCACTCAACGTTGCTAAAGCGGAAATTGGCAATGACCTGATGGCATTCGGCGCTGACTCTGCGCAGCAAAACAAGCTGTATTTTATTTCCGATGGTGAGCCTACTGCGGGCAAAACTGGTCCAGCGCTAACCAACTGGATCAATAACAACTGGAGCAACTTCATCGGCAATATTGACGGTGATAATGATCCGGCGACTAACAGCTTCCAGGCGTATTCGGTTGGCATCAGTTTCACTGGCTCGTATCTGCAACAGATCTCTAGCAGCAATGTGGTGATCAACACTACGCCGGAGAATCTGTCGGCGACGCTTGCTGATCTTGCGGGTGTGGGTGGCGATGTTTCAGGCAACGTGCTGGCTAACGATCAACCGGGCGCGGATGGTATCGACCATATCCAGTCGATCACCGTTGGCACACAAACATTCAGCTTGAACGTTGCTGGCAATGCCATCGTTACCAGCGGGGCTGGCCCGGTCACATACAGCTATGATGCAACCACCGATAAACTGACGCTGACCACTGCCACCGGTAAGTTGACCATCTATCTCGACAGTTCACCTGGCCACGCAGCAGGCGATTTTAGCTTTGCCGCCAAAGCTAATCTGGTGTTTGGTGAAACCGGGCAAGTCACCCAAAGCTTTACTTACACCGTGCTTGATGGTGATGGCGATCCAAGCAGCGCCAATCTGGATATCTGTATCCGCAGCGACCAATCCGTGCTGGTTGTCGGTAACAACGCCAGTGACTTTGGTACGGGCGTTGACAGTTCGACCACACCGCACTTTATCGCAAGCCCGTTTGACAGCGATGGCAAAGGGTTGATCGCAGGTGTGGGTGGCAAGGACACCTTGATTGGTGACATCGGCGGAGCCGGGGAGCCAACGGTTGACCCCGCGAAGAACTACAACATCGCATTGATCCTCGACCGATCAGGCAGCATGGCCGACGATCCAGATGGACAGGGTGGCTACAGCAGCCGTTTGAACCTGCTCAAGGATGCCGTGCGTTCGTTCCTCGATAAACTCGAAGCACACCCGGGTAATATCAACATTGCCTTGGTGGTGTTTTCATCGACCTCATCGATATTGCTCAGCGGTTCGCTGGAAGAGGTGCAAGCGGCGCTAAGTGGCAATAAGGATGCGCTGGACAAAGTCACTGCAGACGGTGGCACCAACTACGAGGCAGCCTTTCAAACCACTAATGGATGGTTTGACGGCATTGAAGGTAATAACTATGAAAACCTGGCGTACTTCCTGACTGATGGTGACCCAACCATCCATAACAATGACACCAGCAATACCGGCAGCACCGTCAATATTAATGACGTGAACCGTGCGCTGGATGACGCCAGTACTTTGATGGGGCGTGCCGAGTTGCATGCAATTGGCATCGGTTCAGGTATCAACAGTGATGTGCTGCGTTACTTTGATAATACTGACCAGCTTACCGGCAACGTCAGCACCAATGTGGTGGGCGGTACGGTGCAGGCGCAAGTTGGCCAGCCTGAGATTGTGCTGACAGCTGACCAGCTCTTGGCAACGCTTGACCCGGGGTATGTGACACCGGGGGAGTTGTCGCCATTGGGTGATGATCATCTGGTCGGTGGCGCTGGCAATGACCTGATCTTTGGTGATGCATTGAATACCACCTGGATCGCCGGTTATGAAAGCACAGCACCGAGCTTCCAGGTGCTGATTAGCCATCTAACCAATGTTAATGGCGGCACGGCACCCAGTCAGGCGCAACTCATTAGTTTTATCGAAACCAATGCTGAGGCTCTGGGCCTCTCGGTGCCAGATTCGGGTGGTGATGACCTGCTCGAAGGTGGCAGTGGCAATGATTGGCTATTTGCCCAAGGCGGCGATGATCTGCTGATTGGTGGCATCGGCGATGACCAGATGTTTGGTGGCCTGGGGGCTGATACCTTTGTCTGGAACAGCGCTGATCGAGGCAGCGGTTCGCATGATGTGGTGCACGATTTCAGCGTGGCTGAGGGTGATGCATTGGATCTTTCATCGCTGCTGGTCGGCGTGGTTGATAGCAGCAGTGCGGCTGAACTCAGCGCCTATTTGAGTTTTGCCCCAAGCGGCAGCGACACGCAAATAAATATCTCCAGTTCAGGGCATGTAGCAGACGCTGGCAGTATTGATCAGACGGTGACCTTGGCCAACGTCACCTTATCTGGCGGCGATAGCGCGAGCATTATTCAAAACATGCTGGATAATCACACGCTGGTGTCGTGA
- the lapG gene encoding cysteine protease LapG, which yields MQPCLFSNVLQRFSHLWLGALVFALGLTTAAANWDFALIIHNAQARYGSLGPAEQRLQQWQQLIESNLQSSESQQLKTVNAFFNRQLRFADDRRTWRQTDYWATPVESLVKGAGDCEDYSIAKYFTLRRLGIASEKLRITYVKALEQNQAHMVLTYYSSPSSEPLVLDNLKGEIHPASQRKDLLPVYAFNAEGVYLPGSNSKKSDTKKLSRWQELLKKMRAEGFAIGEG from the coding sequence ATGCAGCCATGCCTGTTCAGCAATGTTCTCCAGCGCTTCAGCCACTTATGGCTGGGTGCGCTTGTGTTTGCCTTGGGGTTAACGACGGCTGCAGCCAATTGGGATTTCGCGCTGATCATCCACAACGCGCAAGCCCGCTATGGCTCGCTTGGCCCAGCCGAACAGCGCTTGCAGCAGTGGCAGCAACTTATCGAGAGCAATCTGCAAAGTTCTGAGAGCCAACAACTAAAAACTGTTAATGCATTTTTTAATCGACAACTGCGCTTTGCCGATGATCGTCGTACTTGGCGCCAAACCGACTATTGGGCAACCCCAGTCGAATCACTGGTGAAAGGCGCCGGTGACTGTGAGGACTACTCCATCGCCAAGTACTTCACCTTGCGCCGCCTCGGTATTGCCAGTGAGAAGCTGCGAATTACCTACGTTAAAGCGCTTGAGCAAAATCAAGCGCATATGGTGCTTACGTATTACTCAAGCCCCAGTAGCGAACCGCTGGTACTCGACAACCTGAAGGGCGAAATTCACCCGGCATCGCAGCGCAAGGACTTGCTACCGGTGTATGCATTCAACGCTGAAGGTGTGTATCTGCCCGGCTCTAACAGCAAGAAAAGTGACACTAAAAAATTATCGCGCTGGCAGGAACTGCTAAAAAAAATGCGTGCGGAAGGCTTTGCCATAGGCGAAGGCTAG
- the lapD gene encoding cyclic di-GMP receptor LapD, whose protein sequence is MSLLKQLFIAICLFLVVAFSGSFIAGVENSREQLLSQLRSHAQDAATSLGLSLTPHVDDPAMIELMVSSIFDSGYYATIRVVNIADNRVIVERRTTTAPENVPAWFINLVDLTPEGGDALIMRGWEQAARVEVLSHPQFALTKLWDSAIGSLIWLLGCGLVSAVLGGWLLRTQLRPLDNMVQQAQAITRREFLSMPKVPRTPELKRVVLAMNLMVEKLKNLFAEEAARSEKLREEAYQDSLTGLANRRFFDLKLTQQLEATEQNTDGYLLFLRVNDLAGLNQRLGGQKTDRLIQAIGGQLTHILQQRNARAWLASRSRGGEFTLLAPGLSSEDVDKLAQQLSEQLESLYQTGASDCIPVAHIGIAAYRPGESTATVIGRADQALAQAQSKNPEQPWERLDDFNLTTGQGIHEWRKWIDEALVGGKVQLYFQAVSQCDDISKLMHHKVLARLIDPQGEAIAAGQFIPWVERLGWAARFDLAMLEHSLKHLALHPTPLALSLSAATLREPESWAKLLDVLEQHPEQATFMTLELDERHLPPAAELEALGQQIRATGYHLGLQHFGGRFSLIGNLTHLGLAYLKVDGSYIRAIDQEGDKRLFIEAIFRATNSIDLPLIAERVETEAELNVLKELGIEGAMGRLIGAPTPWTGS, encoded by the coding sequence ATGTCATTACTTAAACAATTGTTCATCGCCATTTGCCTGTTTCTGGTGGTGGCATTCAGCGGCAGTTTCATTGCTGGCGTGGAAAACTCCCGCGAACAGTTATTGAGCCAGTTACGTTCGCACGCGCAGGATGCGGCAACCTCACTCGGGCTGTCATTGACGCCCCATGTGGATGACCCTGCGATGATCGAACTGATGGTCAGCTCGATATTTGACAGCGGTTACTACGCAACGATCAGGGTGGTGAACATTGCGGACAACCGCGTCATTGTCGAGCGACGCACAACCACGGCCCCAGAGAATGTGCCGGCCTGGTTTATCAATCTGGTCGATCTAACTCCGGAAGGCGGAGACGCCTTGATCATGCGCGGCTGGGAGCAAGCCGCGCGGGTTGAAGTACTGAGTCATCCGCAATTTGCCTTGACCAAATTATGGGACAGCGCCATCGGCAGCCTTATCTGGTTATTAGGCTGCGGCCTGGTGAGTGCAGTATTGGGCGGCTGGCTCCTGCGCACCCAGCTTCGACCACTGGACAATATGGTGCAACAGGCTCAGGCAATTACCCGGCGTGAGTTCTTAAGCATGCCGAAAGTACCGCGTACACCCGAGCTGAAACGTGTCGTGCTGGCCATGAATCTGATGGTCGAGAAGCTGAAAAACCTGTTTGCTGAAGAGGCGGCGCGCAGCGAAAAACTGCGTGAGGAAGCCTATCAAGACAGCCTTACGGGTTTGGCTAACCGGCGCTTCTTTGACCTCAAGCTGACTCAGCAACTCGAGGCGACCGAGCAAAATACCGACGGCTATTTGTTGTTCTTGCGGGTCAATGATCTTGCAGGCCTCAACCAGCGCCTTGGCGGGCAAAAAACCGATAGATTGATTCAGGCGATTGGCGGGCAACTGACGCATATTTTGCAGCAGCGTAACGCCCGCGCCTGGTTGGCCTCGCGTAGCCGTGGTGGTGAGTTCACCCTGCTCGCCCCAGGCCTGAGCAGCGAAGATGTCGACAAACTTGCACAGCAACTTAGCGAGCAACTGGAAAGTCTGTACCAAACGGGCGCCAGTGACTGTATTCCCGTGGCGCACATAGGCATTGCCGCATACCGCCCGGGAGAAAGCACCGCCACTGTCATCGGCCGCGCTGATCAGGCGCTCGCGCAGGCACAAAGTAAAAATCCAGAACAACCCTGGGAACGCCTGGATGACTTCAACCTGACAACGGGTCAAGGTATCCACGAATGGCGCAAATGGATCGACGAGGCGTTAGTGGGTGGCAAAGTCCAGCTGTACTTTCAGGCCGTGAGCCAGTGTGACGACATCAGCAAGCTGATGCATCACAAGGTCCTGGCGCGACTAATAGACCCGCAAGGTGAAGCCATCGCCGCTGGGCAGTTTATACCTTGGGTTGAACGGTTAGGCTGGGCTGCACGATTTGACCTGGCGATGCTTGAGCACAGCCTCAAGCATCTGGCATTGCACCCGACCCCGCTCGCCTTGAGCCTGTCGGCAGCCACCCTGCGCGAGCCAGAAAGCTGGGCCAAACTGCTGGACGTACTTGAACAGCACCCTGAACAAGCTACATTCATGACCCTGGAACTGGATGAGCGTCACCTGCCGCCAGCGGCTGAACTGGAAGCGCTTGGCCAGCAAATTCGAGCCACGGGTTACCACCTTGGTCTGCAGCACTTTGGGGGTCGCTTCAGTTTGATCGGCAACCTGACTCATCTAGGTCTGGCGTACCTTAAAGTTGACGGCAGCTACATTCGTGCAATTGATCAGGAGGGTGACAAACGTCTGTTTATCGAAGCCATATTCCGTGCAACCAACAGCATCGACTTGCCATTGATTGCCGAGAGGGTCGAAACTGAAGCGGAACTCAATGTGCTCAAAGAATTAGGTATTGAGGGAGCAATGGGTCGCCTGATTGGCGCGCCAACCCCTTGGACGGGTTCATGA
- a CDS encoding YbaN family protein gives MTGKIKHSRNPAVRYALLAIGWLSVALGVIGIFLPVVPTTPFLLLAAACFMRSSERFYNWLVQHPQLGPWIRDYLEGEGIPRKAKIYSISLMWLSIGLSCYLVPMFWARLFMLTSAVCVTIYILRQKTLPTPPPAKR, from the coding sequence ATGACGGGTAAGATCAAACACAGCCGTAACCCCGCTGTACGCTACGCCCTGTTAGCCATTGGCTGGCTAAGCGTAGCTCTCGGGGTCATCGGTATCTTCTTGCCTGTGGTGCCTACCACGCCGTTTCTACTGCTTGCAGCCGCTTGTTTTATGCGCAGTTCTGAGCGCTTCTATAACTGGTTGGTCCAGCACCCCCAATTAGGTCCATGGATCCGCGATTACCTTGAAGGTGAAGGGATTCCGCGCAAAGCCAAAATCTACTCGATCAGCTTAATGTGGCTCAGTATCGGTTTGTCCTGCTATCTGGTGCCTATGTTCTGGGCCAGACTGTTTATGCTGACCAGCGCGGTCTGTGTGACCATTTATATCTTGCGCCAGAAAACCCTACCGACCCCGCCTCCCGCCAAGCGCTGA